The following proteins are encoded in a genomic region of Xenopus laevis strain J_2021 chromosome 3L, Xenopus_laevis_v10.1, whole genome shotgun sequence:
- the LOC108711286 gene encoding death-associated protein kinase 3 isoform X2: protein MVEFKQQKVEEFYDIADELGSVSGGELFDFLAQKESLSEEEATRFIKQILEGVNYLHARKIAHFDLKPENIMLLDKTIAMPHIKLIDFGLAHTIEDGVEFKNIFGTPEFVAPEIVNYEPLGLAADMWSIGVITYILLSGASPFLGENKQETLSNITAVNYEFDEEFFSHTSELAKDFIRKLLVKDTRKRLSIQEALRHPWITTLQSKEETKLHGTKRTAVRQLKTKRLKEYTMKSHSSMPPNNTYVNFERFAQVVQDLSSAENEFSTLAMNYDSLQEDVEALISIYNEKETWYKEENENVRHELSQLRYEYRKVESMKRNLHYDISSVESGLGSLSGKYAELQSRYDSMTQELSEDLQLIQDLVDGFHGGDEGYCGGNFASVFTRDLNDSFMDLLNGSCSQDLLEGLKIQITDSQM, encoded by the exons TGTTTCTGGTGGAGAGCTCTTTGATTTTCTGGCTCAGAAGGAATCACTTAGTGAGGAAGAAGCTACCAGATTCATCAAACAGATACTAGAAGGAGTTAATTACCTACACGCCCGCAAAATTGCACACTTTGACTTAAAG cCAGAAAACATCATGCTTTTAGATAAAACAATCGCTATGCCACATATCAAACTGATAGATTTTGGTCTGGCACATACAATAGAGGATGGGGTGGAATTCAAGAATATTTTCGGGACTCCTGAGTTTGTAG CTCCTGAAATAGTCAATTATGAGCCACTGGGCTTGGCTGCAGATATGTG GAGCATTGGAGTAATCACCTACATACT GCTTAGTGGGGCATCTCCATTCCTGGGAGAAAACAAACAAGAGACACTGTCCAACATTACTGCTGTCAACTATGAGTTTGATGAGGAATTTTTCAGCCACACAAGTGAACTTGCTAAAGACTTCATCAGGAAGCTTCTAGTAAAGGACACAAG gaaacgtctttctattcaggaagCCCTGCGTCACCCTTGGATCACG ACACTACAGTCAAAAGAGGAAACGAAATTACATGGCACAAAAAGAACAGCCGTCCGTCAGCTAAAGACCAAGAGACTAAAGGAATACACTATGAAATCCCACTCTAGTATGCCACCTAACAACACCTATGTCAACTTTGAGAGGTTTGCACAGGTTGTGCAAGATCTATCCAGTGCAGAGAATGAATTCAGTACATTAGCCATGAACTATGACTCCTTACAAGAAGACGTAGAGGCTCTCATTTCAATTTACAATGAGAAGGAGACTTGGTATAAGGAAGAGAATGAGAATGTGAGGCATGAACTCTCTCAACTACGCTACGAATACCGAAAGGTAGAATCCATGAAAAGAAATCTTCATTATGACATATCCTCAGTGGAATCTGGTCTTGGTAGCCTCTCTGGAAAATACGCAGAACTACAGTCACGGTATGACAGTATGACCCAGGAACTGTCTGAAGACCTCCAGTTGATTCAGGATTTGGTGGATGGATTCCATGGGGGAGATGAAGGATACTGTGGTGGAAATTTTGCATCTGTGTTTACCAGGGACTTGAATGACTCATTCATGGACCTCCTTAATGGCTCTTGCAGTCAGGACCTTTTGGAGGGTCTGAAGATTCAAATAACTGACTCGCAGATGTAA